Proteins encoded in a region of the Malaciobacter mytili LMG 24559 genome:
- a CDS encoding sensor histidine kinase: MKYIIIFSFFILNLYANRFGIVEDIQISEDFNTYKQVNYLEYKNKVVKKFSIKLDINKYKLKNKTYYLTIVSDDKNLIYTNTKYYKYNHLLIIKLDKNSFEKLFFNYEYKEAKRAGFRYRVISELEYKYILPYEGILYGLAYGIIFCAFLYYFIIYFSTRQKCFLYYSIMQLFVLLSLVGFVYFSYKPYPSVLGQALVDIFETSGFLFTLLFTKEILSLEKNLPKVSKIVNFFIVLNIIDLLLIVIFKISILYEFLPFYISFLIPSLVGIISIYKGNKNAIIYTLGWVFMACFVFMAQEKLLPISGIYIIHIAAPMESLIFSFALAYTLRQLVIEKNEKEKLLIHKSKLASMGEMINNIAHQWRQPLTHLSFINMNLQLASEYNELDKKYLIEKINESNEQIEFMSNTINSFRDFYKPQKSKNSFYISEAVNKSVDIMLPLLQLYKIEVILDIKSDKRVLSYENEYSQVILNLLSNAKEALVAKNIQTPKIKITIDVKEKRSLTTICDNAGGISEKILYKIFEPYFTTKDSGSGIGLYMSKTIINSHFKGELSVQNKKEGACFIIKV; the protein is encoded by the coding sequence ATGAAATACATAATTATTTTTTCTTTTTTTATTTTAAATTTATATGCAAATAGATTTGGGATTGTGGAAGATATTCAGATTTCTGAAGATTTTAATACCTATAAACAAGTAAATTATTTAGAGTATAAAAATAAAGTAGTAAAAAAATTTTCTATAAAATTAGATATAAACAAATATAAGCTTAAAAATAAAACATATTATTTAACAATAGTTAGTGATGATAAAAACCTAATCTATACAAATACAAAATATTATAAATATAATCATTTATTAATAATAAAACTAGATAAAAATTCTTTTGAAAAACTCTTTTTCAACTATGAATATAAAGAAGCAAAAAGAGCTGGATTTAGATATAGAGTTATTAGTGAACTTGAGTATAAATATATACTTCCTTACGAAGGAATACTATATGGTTTAGCTTATGGAATTATTTTTTGTGCTTTTTTATACTATTTTATTATTTACTTTTCAACTAGACAAAAGTGTTTTTTATATTATTCTATTATGCAGCTTTTTGTGCTTTTATCTCTTGTGGGTTTTGTTTATTTTAGTTATAAACCCTATCCTTCAGTTTTAGGTCAGGCTCTTGTGGATATTTTTGAAACCTCTGGATTTTTATTTACACTTTTATTTACAAAAGAGATTTTATCTTTAGAAAAAAATCTACCAAAAGTTTCTAAAATTGTCAATTTTTTTATAGTTTTAAATATCATAGATTTATTATTAATAGTGATTTTTAAAATTTCAATTTTGTATGAATTTTTACCTTTTTATATTAGTTTTCTAATTCCTTCTTTAGTAGGAATAATTAGTATTTATAAAGGTAATAAAAATGCAATTATTTATACTTTAGGATGGGTTTTTATGGCTTGTTTTGTCTTTATGGCACAAGAAAAGCTTTTACCTATTAGTGGAATATATATTATACATATAGCAGCCCCAATGGAATCACTTATTTTTAGTTTTGCTTTAGCTTATACTTTAAGACAATTGGTTATTGAAAAAAATGAAAAGGAAAAACTTTTAATACATAAAAGTAAGTTAGCTTCTATGGGAGAGATGATAAATAATATTGCCCATCAATGGAGACAGCCTTTAACTCATCTAAGTTTTATAAATATGAATTTGCAGTTAGCAAGTGAGTATAATGAACTTGATAAAAAATATTTAATTGAAAAAATAAATGAGTCAAATGAACAAATAGAATTTATGTCAAATACAATAAATAGCTTTAGAGATTTTTATAAACCCCAAAAAAGTAAAAACTCCTTTTATATTTCTGAAGCAGTTAATAAATCTGTGGATATTATGCTTCCATTATTGCAACTTTATAAAATTGAAGTGATATTAGATATAAAAAGTGATAAAAGAGTTTTATCTTATGAAAATGAGTATTCCCAAGTTATATTAAATCTACTTTCAAATGCAAAAGAGGCTTTAGTTGCAAAAAATATTCAAACTCCAAAGATAAAAATAACTATTGATGTAAAAGAAAAAAGAAGTTTAACAACTATTTGTGATAACGCAGGTGGAATTTCAGAAAAAATACTTTATAAAATTTTTGAACCATATTTTACTACTAAAGATAGTGGGAGTGGAATAGGGCTTTATATGTCAAAAACTATAATAAACTCCCATTTTAAAGGGGAATTAAGTGTTCAAAATAAAAAAGAGGGTGCTTGTTTTATAATAAAAGTTTAA
- a CDS encoding YitT family protein: MIKIKNLLFIILGCFLIAYSTVAFLNPNSIITGGGVGLAQLLYALFPSTTLGICILIVSIPLILLGMKFFGRAFVVKTLISIALISFFTDFLKEFIEVSPLTHETILASIFGGLLIGFGVGFVMLARSSTGGTTILAEVIALKTKYKTSQIILFIDALIMFSSIFIYNNVEKALFSVIGVYITSRIIDVLLSGKPAQKAVTIVSNNVSELSIQLYKKLGEHGTIIKGFNLKQQESKTLILVIVDISKLQLLKSIIKKYDKEAFLVIQEASELYGREF, from the coding sequence ATGATTAAGATAAAAAATTTACTTTTTATTATTTTAGGATGCTTTTTAATAGCTTATTCAACAGTAGCATTTCTAAATCCAAATAGTATTATTACAGGAGGAGGAGTTGGATTAGCACAACTTTTATATGCTCTTTTCCCTTCTACTACTTTAGGTATTTGCATACTAATAGTTAGTATTCCTTTAATACTTTTAGGAATGAAATTTTTTGGAAGGGCTTTTGTTGTAAAAACCCTAATAAGTATAGCTTTAATCTCTTTTTTTACAGACTTTTTAAAAGAATTTATAGAAGTATCACCCCTAACACATGAAACTATATTAGCTTCTATTTTTGGTGGATTATTAATAGGTTTTGGAGTTGGATTTGTAATGCTTGCTAGGTCTTCAACAGGAGGTACTACCATCTTAGCAGAAGTTATAGCTTTAAAAACAAAATATAAAACTTCACAAATTATTTTATTTATAGATGCACTTATTATGTTTAGTTCAATTTTTATTTATAATAATGTAGAAAAAGCTTTATTTAGTGTAATTGGAGTTTATATTACTTCTAGGATTATAGATGTTTTATTATCAGGGAAACCTGCACAAAAAGCAGTAACTATTGTCTCAAATAATGTGAGTGAACTTTCAATACAATTATATAAAAAATTAGGAGAACATGGAACTATTATAAAAGGATTTAATCTAAAACAGCAAGAGAGTAAAACTTTAATTTTAGTAATTGTTGATATTTCAAAGCTGCAACTTTTAAAATCAATTATAAAAAAATATGATAAAGAGGCTTTTTTAGTAATTCAAGAAGCTTCAGAATTATATGGTAGAGAGTTTTAA
- a CDS encoding AraC family transcriptional regulator, translating to MKKDTIVRHRKIANDIMHYIYKYINTNIDLEELSINLKISKYHMHRIFKEEFGQNIYKTIKSIRLQKAASLLLTNHNSTITNIAKMCGYSSQGAFIKVFKDKFNMTPKEWKRGDYKQLIKIKASYSLKAQILKIKSKKIYYIRHKGDIDSKKLVWEKLNTWVLSKDIKEYNQITLYHDNPSITPLLECQYTAAIQTQEIIEENTLPSLMSPSGIYAKFDFQGSYKEFLEFINWVYFDWLINSGYETTTEPSYVVYKKNSFLDDEDFFIASYYISIYM from the coding sequence ATGAAAAAAGATACAATAGTAAGACATAGAAAAATAGCAAATGATATAATGCATTATATTTATAAATATATAAATACAAATATTGATTTAGAAGAGTTAAGTATAAATCTAAAGATAAGTAAATATCATATGCATAGAATTTTTAAAGAAGAGTTTGGTCAAAATATTTATAAAACAATAAAATCAATAAGACTTCAAAAAGCTGCCAGTTTACTTTTAACAAATCATAATTCAACAATCACAAATATTGCAAAAATGTGTGGTTATAGCTCTCAAGGTGCTTTTATAAAAGTATTTAAAGATAAATTTAATATGACTCCAAAGGAGTGGAAAAGGGGAGATTATAAGCAACTAATAAAAATAAAAGCCTCTTATTCTTTAAAAGCACAAATATTAAAAATTAAATCAAAAAAAATATATTATATAAGGCATAAAGGGGATATTGATTCTAAAAAACTGGTTTGGGAAAAGTTAAATACTTGGGTTTTATCCAAAGATATTAAAGAGTATAATCAAATAACTTTATATCATGATAATCCCTCTATAACACCTCTACTTGAATGCCAATATACAGCAGCAATTCAAACACAAGAAATTATAGAAGAAAACACTTTGCCAAGTTTAATGTCTCCTAGTGGAATTTATGCAAAATTTGATTTTCAAGGAAGTTATAAAGAGTTTTTAGAGTTTATAAATTGGGTATATTTTGATTGGCTAATAAATAGTGGATATGAAACTACAACAGAGCCCTCATATGTAGTCTATAAAAAGAATTCTTTTTTAGATGATGAGGACTTTTTTATTGCAAGTTATTATATTTCAATTTATATGTAG
- a CDS encoding PepSY-associated TM helix domain-containing protein codes for MSDNSSKLLKQRLQRVHVAVGISASLFMYIAVFFGIFAILLPYIQTWEKPSRHFEFANIKNIDYSSMIDPIISNEDFPKNNINITLPGYHNDPALIISHEFVEPIVFNPNTKKIIENEEHISELAWFLNSMHYGRPLKTFGYVLFGFVAVAVMFLIIGGLIQVTLIKYKDKGKNQQSKFSFWHRKIFTWLFAPFIIVTLTGALMNIGYFGSAPMAYISSKGETANIGVLLRPVLNPEAKQIHRKNDNIKMLPINELIKKAQQINPNINFQKILLINWKDSSAQVELSGYNPKMPFLNGVFNKPKVVLSGVDGSLIQNVKVLDKHWSVIFVDIMYFLHLLFGVDIFTRVLIALLMLICAVAIGFGVMLWLEKKAKKFEGTIIFYHWMGKLSLAVMIGVIPATGFIFLLQWLLPFDLENRLLIQKGLFFTFWLATLTWSFYRVSSYKVAKEFFALGGIFFILTPIFHGIFSGFMPIQLYKQNMHIILNVDIGLFLFGLVLLLLSYKLPKDRIEAKKFFKAKI; via the coding sequence ATGAGTGATAATTCTTCAAAACTTTTAAAACAAAGACTTCAAAGAGTTCATGTAGCAGTAGGTATTAGTGCTTCATTATTTATGTATATTGCAGTATTCTTTGGAATTTTTGCAATTTTATTGCCATATATTCAAACTTGGGAAAAGCCTTCAAGACATTTTGAATTTGCAAATATTAAAAATATTGATTATTCTTCTATGATAGACCCCATAATTTCAAATGAAGATTTTCCTAAAAATAATATAAACATAACTTTACCAGGGTATCATAATGACCCCGCATTAATAATTTCCCATGAATTTGTTGAGCCAATTGTATTTAATCCAAATACAAAAAAGATAATAGAAAATGAAGAGCATATTTCAGAACTTGCTTGGTTTTTAAATAGTATGCATTATGGAAGACCTTTAAAAACTTTTGGATATGTACTTTTTGGTTTTGTGGCTGTTGCAGTTATGTTTTTAATAATTGGTGGATTAATCCAAGTTACTCTTATAAAATATAAAGATAAAGGGAAAAACCAACAAAGTAAATTTTCTTTTTGGCATAGAAAAATCTTTACTTGGTTATTTGCTCCTTTTATTATTGTTACTTTAACAGGTGCATTAATGAATATTGGATATTTTGGCTCTGCACCTATGGCCTATATCTCATCAAAAGGAGAAACTGCAAATATAGGAGTTTTATTAAGACCTGTTTTAAACCCTGAAGCAAAGCAAATACATAGAAAAAACGATAATATAAAAATGCTTCCAATAAATGAGCTAATAAAAAAAGCACAGCAGATAAACCCAAATATAAACTTTCAAAAAATTCTACTTATAAATTGGAAAGATTCAAGTGCTCAAGTGGAACTTAGTGGATACAATCCCAAAATGCCTTTTTTAAACGGAGTATTTAATAAACCAAAAGTTGTTTTAAGTGGAGTTGATGGAAGCTTAATTCAAAATGTAAAAGTTTTAGATAAGCACTGGTCTGTTATTTTTGTGGATATTATGTATTTTTTACATCTTCTTTTTGGAGTGGATATTTTTACAAGAGTTTTAATAGCTTTACTTATGTTAATTTGTGCTGTTGCCATTGGTTTTGGTGTTATGTTATGGCTAGAAAAAAAAGCTAAAAAATTTGAAGGTACAATTATCTTTTATCATTGGATGGGCAAACTATCATTGGCAGTTATGATAGGAGTTATTCCTGCAACTGGATTTATTTTTTTACTACAATGGCTTTTACCTTTTGATTTAGAAAATAGACTTCTTATTCAAAAAGGGCTATTTTTTACCTTTTGGTTAGCCACTTTAACTTGGTCTTTTTATAGAGTTTCTTCTTATAAAGTAGCAAAAGAGTTTTTTGCTTTAGGAGGAATATTTTTTATTTTAACTCCAATTTTTCACGGAATTTTTAGTGGATTTATGCCCATACAATTATATAAACAAAATATGCATATTATTTTAAATGTTGATATAGGTTTATTTTTATTTGGTTTAGTTCTTTTACTTTTATCTTATAAATTACCAAAAGATAGAATAGAAGCAAAAAAATTTTTTAAAGCAAAAATATAA
- the serS gene encoding serine--tRNA ligase: MIDIRQLQKDFEATATALRRKGVEQGILDNLKELSNEAKAKRQEMENVTAEQNKLSKEFGRYKKEGLDIATLQENINELKNKKQQMEEEVRVLEDKLTSIVLTVPNLPDENVPNGADENDNIVLEVVGEKPTFTFEPKEHWDLGEQNGWLDFERGVKLAKSRFSALKGTAARLERALINYMLDFNTARGFEEWYVPFMANSNTLQGTGQLPKFEEDLFKIEGEDLYLIPTAEVSLTNLYNDEILSEEQLPMLLTSYTPCFRKEAGSAGRDTRGLIRQHQFDKVEMVAITKPEQSDEIFEKMVACASDLLTSLGLAHQKVMLCTGDLGFSAAKTIDLEVWLPGQNKYREISSISNTREFQSRRAKIRYKDGKQNILTHTLNGSSLAVGRTLVAIMENYQLSDGTIKIPQVLEKYM; the protein is encoded by the coding sequence ATGATAGATATTAGACAATTACAAAAAGATTTTGAAGCAACTGCTACAGCTTTAAGAAGAAAAGGTGTTGAGCAAGGGATTTTAGATAATCTAAAAGAACTTTCAAATGAAGCAAAAGCTAAAAGACAAGAGATGGAAAATGTAACTGCTGAACAAAATAAATTATCAAAAGAGTTTGGTAGATACAAAAAAGAGGGGCTTGATATTGCAACTCTTCAAGAAAATATTAATGAACTTAAAAATAAAAAACAACAAATGGAAGAAGAAGTTAGAGTTTTAGAAGATAAATTAACTTCTATAGTATTAACAGTTCCAAATCTTCCAGATGAAAATGTTCCTAATGGAGCAGATGAAAATGATAATATTGTTTTAGAAGTAGTAGGAGAAAAACCAACTTTTACTTTTGAACCAAAAGAGCATTGGGATTTAGGTGAGCAAAATGGTTGGCTTGATTTTGAAAGAGGTGTGAAACTAGCAAAATCAAGATTTTCTGCCCTTAAAGGAACAGCTGCAAGATTAGAAAGAGCATTAATTAATTATATGCTTGATTTTAATACAGCAAGAGGTTTTGAAGAGTGGTATGTACCTTTTATGGCAAATTCAAATACTTTACAAGGTACAGGACAACTTCCAAAATTTGAAGAGGATTTATTTAAAATAGAAGGGGAAGATTTATATCTTATTCCTACTGCTGAAGTTAGTTTAACAAACCTTTATAATGATGAAATTTTAAGTGAAGAACAACTTCCAATGCTTCTTACTTCTTATACTCCTTGTTTTAGAAAAGAAGCAGGAAGTGCAGGAAGAGATACAAGAGGACTTATTAGACAACATCAATTTGATAAAGTAGAAATGGTTGCTATTACAAAACCAGAACAATCTGATGAAATATTTGAGAAAATGGTAGCTTGCGCTAGTGATTTATTAACTTCTTTAGGTTTAGCTCATCAAAAAGTTATGCTTTGTACAGGAGATTTAGGCTTTAGTGCTGCAAAAACTATAGATTTAGAAGTATGGCTTCCTGGACAAAATAAATATAGAGAAATCTCTTCTATTTCAAATACAAGAGAATTCCAAAGTAGACGAGCAAAAATTAGATACAAAGATGGAAAACAAAATATTTTAACTCACACTTTAAATGGTAGCTCACTAGCTGTTGGTAGAACACTAGTTGCTATTATGGAAAACTATCAACTTTCAGATGGAACTATAAAAATCCCTCAAGTTCTAGAAAAGTATATGTGA